The following are encoded in a window of Leptospira selangorensis genomic DNA:
- the pepN gene encoding aminopeptidase N — protein MDNILTQQEAMLRSGQISEVDYTLKLKLEKGSQDYEGETTVRFLYNGGKKGKLKVDFVSKKIEILWINGKEETNYEKKESALFLPGELLAEGKNELKIKYKNFFDHSGSGFHKFTDPSDKAEYMHTDFEPFEAHRLFPSFDQPDLKATYELEITGPSEWTYIHNTVPKSEETQGNYKNIKFNKTKKFSTYLFSLIVGPYAVWEDKAGEIPLRIFCRKSLSKYMDAENLFAITKEAFGFLQEYFGVPYPYGKYDQIFVPEFNMGAMENVGAVTFSESYIFRGPRIYSEYLNRANTVYHEMVHMWFGNLVTMKWWNDLWLNESFADYLSYYSMSNGKIFPDALEHFYVREEWAYREDQLSTTHPIAGKAENTLEAISNFDGISYSKGASVLRQLMYYVGEEKFRDAMRLYFKRHAEKNTVLNDFLSCMSETSGIDIRGWSKEWLETTGVNTLSPVRQNGRLFLYQGPSATNGLLRTHALQASLFREKNGVLEEVWKKRVLVKGKETLLEENYTGEADLLLLNTEDFAYAKTYLSKESLPILKRSLHTLKDRFSRRVVWGSLWQMVRDAELAPKEFLELALDQGLKEPDLSVRNSHILTKALTVIDNYIPEAEKRNWSDKLNKIAKEKSLLAQNPEQEQILWFRILENTSKSPEQLSYLKELLDQKKSIPGIAMDQERRWVILSRLSAYGDPESSKRIEEETSKDNTDLGAKKAFLARISFPDPKTKKESWERFLKPKEGDSTDFLRYGMRGFQWNHQKQLLISYTDSYFNSVISVYETRDPHFASAFGHMMFPSFEPNPNLLKRTQEFLDQNKKLPELLKKDLQQQRDDIQRTLKVLEKYKN, from the coding sequence ATGGATAATATTCTTACACAACAAGAAGCGATGCTCCGCTCCGGACAGATCTCCGAAGTGGACTATACTCTAAAATTAAAACTGGAAAAAGGATCCCAAGATTACGAGGGAGAAACCACAGTTCGATTCCTATATAATGGCGGCAAAAAAGGGAAACTCAAGGTAGATTTCGTATCTAAAAAAATTGAGATCCTTTGGATAAACGGAAAAGAAGAAACAAATTATGAAAAAAAAGAATCCGCACTCTTCTTGCCTGGAGAATTATTAGCAGAAGGCAAAAACGAGCTTAAGATCAAATACAAAAATTTTTTTGATCATAGCGGCTCCGGCTTTCATAAATTTACGGACCCTTCCGACAAAGCGGAATATATGCATACGGACTTCGAACCGTTCGAAGCCCATAGATTATTCCCTTCTTTCGACCAACCGGATCTAAAAGCGACTTACGAGCTGGAAATCACAGGACCTTCCGAATGGACCTATATTCATAACACGGTCCCGAAATCGGAAGAAACCCAAGGAAATTATAAAAACATAAAATTCAATAAGACCAAAAAATTCTCCACCTATCTATTCTCTCTGATCGTAGGACCTTATGCGGTGTGGGAAGATAAGGCGGGAGAAATTCCTCTTAGAATATTCTGCAGAAAGTCTCTCTCCAAGTATATGGATGCGGAGAATTTATTCGCGATCACAAAGGAAGCGTTCGGCTTCTTACAGGAATATTTTGGAGTTCCCTATCCATACGGAAAATACGATCAAATATTCGTACCTGAATTCAATATGGGAGCTATGGAAAATGTGGGAGCTGTTACATTCTCCGAAAGTTATATCTTCCGCGGGCCTAGGATCTATTCCGAATATTTAAACAGAGCAAACACTGTGTATCATGAAATGGTGCATATGTGGTTCGGAAACCTGGTCACAATGAAATGGTGGAACGATCTCTGGTTGAATGAAAGTTTTGCGGATTATCTTTCCTATTATTCCATGTCCAACGGGAAAATTTTCCCGGATGCATTAGAACATTTTTATGTAAGAGAAGAATGGGCTTACAGAGAAGACCAACTTTCCACCACCCACCCTATTGCAGGAAAAGCAGAAAATACATTAGAAGCCATCAGCAATTTCGACGGGATCTCTTATTCCAAAGGTGCCTCGGTTCTTCGCCAATTGATGTATTACGTGGGCGAAGAAAAATTCAGAGATGCGATGAGGCTTTATTTCAAAAGACATGCGGAGAAGAATACTGTATTAAACGATTTTCTTTCTTGTATGTCGGAAACCAGCGGAATCGATATCAGAGGCTGGAGCAAAGAATGGTTGGAAACAACAGGGGTCAATACTCTCAGTCCCGTCCGACAAAACGGTAGATTATTCCTATACCAAGGACCTTCTGCTACAAACGGGCTATTACGCACACATGCACTCCAAGCTTCCTTATTCAGAGAAAAGAACGGCGTGCTGGAAGAAGTCTGGAAAAAAAGGGTACTCGTAAAAGGAAAAGAAACCTTATTAGAGGAAAATTATACGGGAGAAGCGGACCTTCTACTTTTAAACACCGAAGACTTTGCTTATGCAAAAACCTACCTAAGTAAAGAATCACTTCCTATCCTAAAAAGAAGCCTACACACTCTAAAAGATCGTTTTTCCAGAAGAGTTGTATGGGGAAGTTTATGGCAGATGGTAAGAGATGCGGAACTTGCTCCCAAAGAGTTCCTCGAATTAGCTTTGGACCAAGGCTTAAAAGAACCTGATCTTTCCGTTCGAAACAGTCATATACTCACCAAAGCTTTGACAGTGATCGACAATTATATCCCGGAAGCGGAGAAAAGAAACTGGTCAGACAAGCTCAACAAAATCGCCAAAGAAAAATCACTTCTCGCTCAGAACCCTGAACAAGAGCAGATATTATGGTTTAGAATATTAGAAAATACTTCTAAATCACCTGAACAACTTTCTTACCTGAAAGAATTACTGGACCAGAAAAAAAGTATCCCAGGGATCGCAATGGACCAAGAAAGACGTTGGGTCATTCTATCCAGACTCAGTGCTTATGGAGATCCGGAATCTTCTAAACGGATCGAAGAAGAAACCTCCAAAGACAATACGGATCTTGGAGCAAAAAAAGCTTTCTTAGCACGCATTTCTTTCCCTGATCCTAAAACCAAAAAAGAATCTTGGGAAAGATTCCTAAAACCTAAAGAAGGAGATTCTACCGACTTCTTAAGATATGGAATGAGGGGATTTCAATGGAATCACCAAAAACAACTATTGATTTCTTATACTGATTCTTATTTTAATTCGGTAATCTCAGTGTATGAAACAAGAGATCCTCATTTTGCTTCCGCATTCGGTCATATGATGTTCCCTTCTTTCGAGCCGAATCCGAATTTGTTAAAGAGGACCCAAGAGTTTCTGGACCAAAATAAAAAACTTCCGGAACTATTGAAAAAAGATCTCCAACAACAAAGAGACGATATACAAAGAACCCTTAAGGTTTTAGAAAAATACAAAAACTAA